Proteins encoded in a region of the Rutidosis leptorrhynchoides isolate AG116_Rl617_1_P2 chromosome 9, CSIRO_AGI_Rlap_v1, whole genome shotgun sequence genome:
- the LOC139868429 gene encoding DUF21 domain-containing protein At2g14520-like, protein MEYLSCCTSNFFVYVVVITMIVCFAGMMSGLTLGLMSMSLVDLEVVATSGKPMDRIRASKILSVVKRHHLVLCTLLISNATAMEALPIFLNKLVPESGAILISVTLILLFGEIIPQSICTRYGLEIGSAVTPLVRVLVWFWFPVAYPISKVLDWILGKGHVSLFRRAELKTLVDFHGNKAGKGGSLSLHETMIIGGALELSSKTARDAMTPLSEVFSVDINARLDKNLTNLIIEKGHSRVPVYYDQPTNIIGALLVKNLMTINPADCVPIKNITLRLIPRVSDTMPLYDILNEFQKGLSHIAAVIHQPNQTLEQSTSNKLSSDVRLDILYESSRGVRSRRIFNKFKSVAGSGNVSLAESSKSRRWSDKYLPEVINIMEKPYSSFRQEEGKVIGIITMEDVMEELLNDEIFDETDHHNESQEGLGSHRRYVDATLKYRELDKQ, encoded by the exons ATGGAGTACTTATCATGTTGCACTTCAAACTTCTTCGTTTACGTAGTAGTGATTACTATGATCGTGTGCTTTGCTGGAATGATGTCTGGACTCACACTTGGACTCATGTCAATGAGTCTTGTTGATCTCGAAGTTGTTGCTACATCGGGAAAGCCCATGGATCGTATCCGTGCCT CAAAAATCTTGTCAGTGGTGAAGAGACATCATTTAGTTCTCTGCACTCTATTGATCAGCAATGCTACAGCCATGGAG gCGCTTCCTATATTCTTGAACAAACTGGTCCCAGAATCTGGTGCTATTCTCATTTCAGTGACGTTAATTCTTCTCTTTGGTGAG ATAATACCACAGTCAATTTGCACACGATATGGTCTGGAAATCGGTTCAGCTGTGACTCCACTAGTTCGTGTTCTTGTCTGGTTTTGGTTTCCTGTAGCATACCCCATCAGCAAG GTGCTTGATTGGATATTAGGGAAGGGGCATGTTAGTCTTTTCCGTCGAGCTGAGTTGAAAACTCTAGTTGATTTTCATGGAAATAAG GCAGGAAAAGGTGGAAGTCTGTCACTTCACGAGACAATGATTATTGGTGGAGCACTTGAACTTAGCTCGAAAACCGCACGTGATGCAATGACCCCTCTATCGGAAGTTTTCTCTGTCGATATCAATGCCAGATTAGATAAAAACTTGACGAATCTGATTATTGAAAAGGGGCATAGTAGAGTCCCAGTGTACTACGATCAACCAACAAACATAATCGGAGCGCTTTTAGTGAAAAATCTAATGACTATTAATCCAGCAGATTGTGTGCCTATTAAAAACATTACTCTTCGCCTAATTCCAAG AGTTTCAGACACAATGCCATTATACGACATACTAAATGAGTTCCAAAAAGGATTAAGTCACATAGCTGCAGTCATACATCAACCAAATCAAACACTGGAGCAATCAACCAGCAACAAGTTGTCGAGTGATGTGAGATTAGATATTTTGTACGAAAGCTCTCGAGGTGTTAGGAGCAGGAGAATATTTAATAAGTTTAAGTCCGTTGCTGGAAGTGGAAATGTATCACTTGCCGAATCTTCAAAAAGCAGAAGATGGTCAGATAAATACTTGCCAGAAGTTATTAATATAATGGAGAAACCTTATTCATCTTTTAGACAAGAAGAAGGGAAAGTTataggcatcataacaatggaagaTGTCATGGAAGAGCTACTAAAC GATGAGATATTCGACGAAACAGATCATCATAATGAATCACAAGAGGGACTTGGGTCACATCGTCGTTATGTTGATGCTACACTAAAATATAGAGAACTTGATAAACAATAA
- the LOC139867180 gene encoding uncharacterized protein isoform X2 — protein MVIVTQARHLRLSPPPTTTVSAIIYDPTSLCLALKHSDSSFSLYPNISPFSQPSATTTASAVVVSPPSSDATFLRLRTTDTSRVIFVVSSPHLAGNEILLRFYNVRTDNKFTRVRVCCNQSDLSYDERKLGVLFKVKHGVSIKLVGSTNVFAMYSVSARKVWVFAVKIVGDDIKLMKTAVIDCNLPVFSISVSVEFLILGEENGVRVFNLRPLVKGKLIKKSDNLKLQKMNGTISQTNGKSILLLKPGKTSGISSKLINVNANSAKLKTLKMIQNSNEDGVRFVAFKSAEFEDPNSSKGPWMSIKAISIHFLANNKFLILDSVGDLYLLLLSNPISGSVSTCEMKKLNLTMKVQIVAVHPDDSTRAKTVWVSDGEYTIYAIIVSDADSTTNENDTEDIAEKIQSSASEVIFTSEKIQQIIPLAANAILLLGQGRLSSIKC, from the exons ATGGTTATTGTCACTCAGGCACGGCACCTCCGCCTCTCTCCGCCACCAACCACCACTGTCTCCGCCATTATTTACGACCCTACTTCTCTCTGTCTAGCTCTCAAACACTCCGATTCCTCTTTCTCTCTCTACCCTAACATCTCACCGTTTTCTCAACCTTCCGCCACCACCACCGCCTCCGCCGTCGTCGTATCTCCGCCGTCTTCCGACGCGACATTCCTCCGTCTCCGGACAACCGACACGTCACGTGTTATCTTCGTTGTTTCATCACCACACCTCGCCGGTAACGAGATACTTTTACGGTTTTATAATGTCCGTACGGATAATAAATTTACTAGGGTTAGGGTTTGTTGTAACCAAAGTGATTTGAGCTATGATGAGAGGAAATTAGGGGTTTTGTTTAAGGTAAAACATGGAGTTTCAATTAAGCTTGTTGGATCAACTAATGTGTTTGCTATGTATTCTGTTAGTGCGCGTAAAGTTTGGGTTTTCGCGGTGAAAATTGTTGGTGATGATATTAAGTTGATGAAAACTGCTGTGATTGATTGCAATTTGCCGGTTTTTTCGATTAGTGTTTCAGTTGAGTTTTTGATATTGGGGGAAGAGAATGGAGTTAGGGTTTTTAATTTGAGGCCTCTTGTGAAAGGGAAGTTAATTAAGAAATCCGATAATTTGAAGTTGCAGAAGATGAATGGAACGATTTCGCAAACGAATGGAAAATCGATATTGCTTTTGAAGCCTGGTAAAACAAGTGGAATTAGCAGCAAATTGATAAATGTCAATGCTAATTCAG CAAAATTGAAGACTCTGAAAATGATACAGAACTCAAATGAAGATGGAGTTCGTTTTGTGGCATTTAAAAGCGCAGAGTTTGAGGATCCCAACTCTTCAAAAGGACCATGGATGTCAATAAAGGCAATTTCCATCCACTTTTTAGCCAATAATAAGTTTTTGATTCTAGACTCTGTTGGAGATCTATATCTGCTACTATTATCGAATCCTATTTCTGGATCAGTATCAACTTGTGAGATGAAGAAGTTGAATCTCACAATGAAAGTTCAGATTGTAGCAGTTCATCCCGATGATTCCACAA GAGCTAAAACAGTTTGGGTATCAGATGGGGAGTATACTATATATGCAATTATTGTATCCGATGCGGATTCTACCACCAATGAAAATGACACCGAGGATATTGCTGAAAAGATTCAAAGCTCAG CCAGTGAAGTGATCTTTACCAGTGAGAAGATTCAACAAATTATACCTTTAGCTGCAAATGCAATATTGCTTCTTGGACAAG GGCGTTTATCttcgatcaaatgttga
- the LOC139867180 gene encoding uncharacterized protein isoform X5: MVIVTQARHLRLSPPPTTTVSAIIYDPTSLCLALKHSDSSFSLYPNISPFSQPSATTTASAVVVSPPSSDATFLRLRTTDTSRVIFVVSSPHLAGNEILLRFYNVRTDNKFTRVRVCCNQSDLSYDERKLGVLFKVKHGVSIKLVGSTNVFAMYSVSARKVWVFAVKIVGDDIKLMKTAVIDCNLPVFSISVSVEFLILGEENGVRVFNLRPLVKGKLIKKSDNLKLQKMNGTISQTNGKSILLLKPGKTSGISSKLINVNANSAKLKTLKMIQNSNEDGVRFVAFKSAEFEDPNSSKGPWMSIKAISIHFLANNKFLILDSVGDLYLLLLSNPISGSVSTCEMKKLNLTMKVQIVAVHPDDSTRAKTVWVSDGEYTIYAIIVSDADSTTNENDTEDIAEKIQSSVK; this comes from the exons ATGGTTATTGTCACTCAGGCACGGCACCTCCGCCTCTCTCCGCCACCAACCACCACTGTCTCCGCCATTATTTACGACCCTACTTCTCTCTGTCTAGCTCTCAAACACTCCGATTCCTCTTTCTCTCTCTACCCTAACATCTCACCGTTTTCTCAACCTTCCGCCACCACCACCGCCTCCGCCGTCGTCGTATCTCCGCCGTCTTCCGACGCGACATTCCTCCGTCTCCGGACAACCGACACGTCACGTGTTATCTTCGTTGTTTCATCACCACACCTCGCCGGTAACGAGATACTTTTACGGTTTTATAATGTCCGTACGGATAATAAATTTACTAGGGTTAGGGTTTGTTGTAACCAAAGTGATTTGAGCTATGATGAGAGGAAATTAGGGGTTTTGTTTAAGGTAAAACATGGAGTTTCAATTAAGCTTGTTGGATCAACTAATGTGTTTGCTATGTATTCTGTTAGTGCGCGTAAAGTTTGGGTTTTCGCGGTGAAAATTGTTGGTGATGATATTAAGTTGATGAAAACTGCTGTGATTGATTGCAATTTGCCGGTTTTTTCGATTAGTGTTTCAGTTGAGTTTTTGATATTGGGGGAAGAGAATGGAGTTAGGGTTTTTAATTTGAGGCCTCTTGTGAAAGGGAAGTTAATTAAGAAATCCGATAATTTGAAGTTGCAGAAGATGAATGGAACGATTTCGCAAACGAATGGAAAATCGATATTGCTTTTGAAGCCTGGTAAAACAAGTGGAATTAGCAGCAAATTGATAAATGTCAATGCTAATTCAG CAAAATTGAAGACTCTGAAAATGATACAGAACTCAAATGAAGATGGAGTTCGTTTTGTGGCATTTAAAAGCGCAGAGTTTGAGGATCCCAACTCTTCAAAAGGACCATGGATGTCAATAAAGGCAATTTCCATCCACTTTTTAGCCAATAATAAGTTTTTGATTCTAGACTCTGTTGGAGATCTATATCTGCTACTATTATCGAATCCTATTTCTGGATCAGTATCAACTTGTGAGATGAAGAAGTTGAATCTCACAATGAAAGTTCAGATTGTAGCAGTTCATCCCGATGATTCCACAA GAGCTAAAACAGTTTGGGTATCAGATGGGGAGTATACTATATATGCAATTATTGTATCCGATGCGGATTCTACCACCAATGAAAATGACACCGAGGATATTGCTGAAAAGATTCAAAGCTCAG TGAAGTGA
- the LOC139867180 gene encoding uncharacterized protein isoform X4: MVIVTQARHLRLSPPPTTTVSAIIYDPTSLCLALKHSDSSFSLYPNISPFSQPSATTTASAVVVSPPSSDATFLRLRTTDTSRVIFVVSSPHLAGNEILLRFYNVRTDNKFTRVRVCCNQSDLSYDERKLGVLFKVKHGVSIKLVGSTNVFAMYSVSARKVWVFAVKIVGDDIKLMKTAVIDCNLPVFSISVSVEFLILGEENGVRVFNLRPLVKGKLIKKSDNLKLQKMNGTISQTNGKSILLLKPGKTSGISSKLINVNANSAKLKTLKMIQNSNEDGVRFVAFKSAEFEDPNSSKGPWMSIKAISIHFLANNKFLILDSVGDLYLLLLSNPISGSVSTCEMKKLNLTMKVQIVAVHPDDSTRAKTVWVSDGEYTIYAIIVSDADSTTNENDTEDIAEKIQSSGRLSSIKC, encoded by the exons ATGGTTATTGTCACTCAGGCACGGCACCTCCGCCTCTCTCCGCCACCAACCACCACTGTCTCCGCCATTATTTACGACCCTACTTCTCTCTGTCTAGCTCTCAAACACTCCGATTCCTCTTTCTCTCTCTACCCTAACATCTCACCGTTTTCTCAACCTTCCGCCACCACCACCGCCTCCGCCGTCGTCGTATCTCCGCCGTCTTCCGACGCGACATTCCTCCGTCTCCGGACAACCGACACGTCACGTGTTATCTTCGTTGTTTCATCACCACACCTCGCCGGTAACGAGATACTTTTACGGTTTTATAATGTCCGTACGGATAATAAATTTACTAGGGTTAGGGTTTGTTGTAACCAAAGTGATTTGAGCTATGATGAGAGGAAATTAGGGGTTTTGTTTAAGGTAAAACATGGAGTTTCAATTAAGCTTGTTGGATCAACTAATGTGTTTGCTATGTATTCTGTTAGTGCGCGTAAAGTTTGGGTTTTCGCGGTGAAAATTGTTGGTGATGATATTAAGTTGATGAAAACTGCTGTGATTGATTGCAATTTGCCGGTTTTTTCGATTAGTGTTTCAGTTGAGTTTTTGATATTGGGGGAAGAGAATGGAGTTAGGGTTTTTAATTTGAGGCCTCTTGTGAAAGGGAAGTTAATTAAGAAATCCGATAATTTGAAGTTGCAGAAGATGAATGGAACGATTTCGCAAACGAATGGAAAATCGATATTGCTTTTGAAGCCTGGTAAAACAAGTGGAATTAGCAGCAAATTGATAAATGTCAATGCTAATTCAG CAAAATTGAAGACTCTGAAAATGATACAGAACTCAAATGAAGATGGAGTTCGTTTTGTGGCATTTAAAAGCGCAGAGTTTGAGGATCCCAACTCTTCAAAAGGACCATGGATGTCAATAAAGGCAATTTCCATCCACTTTTTAGCCAATAATAAGTTTTTGATTCTAGACTCTGTTGGAGATCTATATCTGCTACTATTATCGAATCCTATTTCTGGATCAGTATCAACTTGTGAGATGAAGAAGTTGAATCTCACAATGAAAGTTCAGATTGTAGCAGTTCATCCCGATGATTCCACAA GAGCTAAAACAGTTTGGGTATCAGATGGGGAGTATACTATATATGCAATTATTGTATCCGATGCGGATTCTACCACCAATGAAAATGACACCGAGGATATTGCTGAAAAGATTCAAAGCTCAG GGCGTTTATCttcgatcaaatgttga
- the LOC139867180 gene encoding uncharacterized protein isoform X3, with the protein MVIVTQARHLRLSPPPTTTVSAIIYDPTSLCLALKHSDSSFSLYPNISPFSQPSATTTASAVVVSPPSSDATFLRLRTTDTSRVIFVVSSPHLAGNEILLRFYNVRTDNKFTRVRVCCNQSDLSYDERKLGVLFKVKHGVSIKLVGSTNVFAMYSVSARKVWVFAVKIVGDDIKLMKTAVIDCNLPVFSISVSVEFLILGEENGVRVFNLRPLVKGKLIKKSDNLKLQKMNGTISQTNGKSILLLKPGKTSGISSKLINVNANSAKLKTLKMIQNSNEDGVRFVAFKSAEFEDPNSSKGPWMSIKAISIHFLANNKFLILDSVGDLYLLLLSNPISGSVSTCEMKKLNLTMKVQIVAVHPDDSTRAKTVWVSDGEYTIYAIIVSDADSTTNENDTEDIAEKIQSSEIVMEPIWWIGV; encoded by the exons ATGGTTATTGTCACTCAGGCACGGCACCTCCGCCTCTCTCCGCCACCAACCACCACTGTCTCCGCCATTATTTACGACCCTACTTCTCTCTGTCTAGCTCTCAAACACTCCGATTCCTCTTTCTCTCTCTACCCTAACATCTCACCGTTTTCTCAACCTTCCGCCACCACCACCGCCTCCGCCGTCGTCGTATCTCCGCCGTCTTCCGACGCGACATTCCTCCGTCTCCGGACAACCGACACGTCACGTGTTATCTTCGTTGTTTCATCACCACACCTCGCCGGTAACGAGATACTTTTACGGTTTTATAATGTCCGTACGGATAATAAATTTACTAGGGTTAGGGTTTGTTGTAACCAAAGTGATTTGAGCTATGATGAGAGGAAATTAGGGGTTTTGTTTAAGGTAAAACATGGAGTTTCAATTAAGCTTGTTGGATCAACTAATGTGTTTGCTATGTATTCTGTTAGTGCGCGTAAAGTTTGGGTTTTCGCGGTGAAAATTGTTGGTGATGATATTAAGTTGATGAAAACTGCTGTGATTGATTGCAATTTGCCGGTTTTTTCGATTAGTGTTTCAGTTGAGTTTTTGATATTGGGGGAAGAGAATGGAGTTAGGGTTTTTAATTTGAGGCCTCTTGTGAAAGGGAAGTTAATTAAGAAATCCGATAATTTGAAGTTGCAGAAGATGAATGGAACGATTTCGCAAACGAATGGAAAATCGATATTGCTTTTGAAGCCTGGTAAAACAAGTGGAATTAGCAGCAAATTGATAAATGTCAATGCTAATTCAG CAAAATTGAAGACTCTGAAAATGATACAGAACTCAAATGAAGATGGAGTTCGTTTTGTGGCATTTAAAAGCGCAGAGTTTGAGGATCCCAACTCTTCAAAAGGACCATGGATGTCAATAAAGGCAATTTCCATCCACTTTTTAGCCAATAATAAGTTTTTGATTCTAGACTCTGTTGGAGATCTATATCTGCTACTATTATCGAATCCTATTTCTGGATCAGTATCAACTTGTGAGATGAAGAAGTTGAATCTCACAATGAAAGTTCAGATTGTAGCAGTTCATCCCGATGATTCCACAA GAGCTAAAACAGTTTGGGTATCAGATGGGGAGTATACTATATATGCAATTATTGTATCCGATGCGGATTCTACCACCAATGAAAATGACACCGAGGATATTGCTGAAAAGATTCAAAGCTCAG AGATTGTTATGGAACCCATCTGGTGGATTGGTGTTTGA
- the LOC139867180 gene encoding uncharacterized protein isoform X1 codes for MVIVTQARHLRLSPPPTTTVSAIIYDPTSLCLALKHSDSSFSLYPNISPFSQPSATTTASAVVVSPPSSDATFLRLRTTDTSRVIFVVSSPHLAGNEILLRFYNVRTDNKFTRVRVCCNQSDLSYDERKLGVLFKVKHGVSIKLVGSTNVFAMYSVSARKVWVFAVKIVGDDIKLMKTAVIDCNLPVFSISVSVEFLILGEENGVRVFNLRPLVKGKLIKKSDNLKLQKMNGTISQTNGKSILLLKPGKTSGISSKLINVNANSAKLKTLKMIQNSNEDGVRFVAFKSAEFEDPNSSKGPWMSIKAISIHFLANNKFLILDSVGDLYLLLLSNPISGSVSTCEMKKLNLTMKVQIVAVHPDDSTRAKTVWVSDGEYTIYAIIVSDADSTTNENDTEDIAEKIQSSASEVIFTSEKIQQIIPLAANAILLLGQANNIFAYAIS; via the exons ATGGTTATTGTCACTCAGGCACGGCACCTCCGCCTCTCTCCGCCACCAACCACCACTGTCTCCGCCATTATTTACGACCCTACTTCTCTCTGTCTAGCTCTCAAACACTCCGATTCCTCTTTCTCTCTCTACCCTAACATCTCACCGTTTTCTCAACCTTCCGCCACCACCACCGCCTCCGCCGTCGTCGTATCTCCGCCGTCTTCCGACGCGACATTCCTCCGTCTCCGGACAACCGACACGTCACGTGTTATCTTCGTTGTTTCATCACCACACCTCGCCGGTAACGAGATACTTTTACGGTTTTATAATGTCCGTACGGATAATAAATTTACTAGGGTTAGGGTTTGTTGTAACCAAAGTGATTTGAGCTATGATGAGAGGAAATTAGGGGTTTTGTTTAAGGTAAAACATGGAGTTTCAATTAAGCTTGTTGGATCAACTAATGTGTTTGCTATGTATTCTGTTAGTGCGCGTAAAGTTTGGGTTTTCGCGGTGAAAATTGTTGGTGATGATATTAAGTTGATGAAAACTGCTGTGATTGATTGCAATTTGCCGGTTTTTTCGATTAGTGTTTCAGTTGAGTTTTTGATATTGGGGGAAGAGAATGGAGTTAGGGTTTTTAATTTGAGGCCTCTTGTGAAAGGGAAGTTAATTAAGAAATCCGATAATTTGAAGTTGCAGAAGATGAATGGAACGATTTCGCAAACGAATGGAAAATCGATATTGCTTTTGAAGCCTGGTAAAACAAGTGGAATTAGCAGCAAATTGATAAATGTCAATGCTAATTCAG CAAAATTGAAGACTCTGAAAATGATACAGAACTCAAATGAAGATGGAGTTCGTTTTGTGGCATTTAAAAGCGCAGAGTTTGAGGATCCCAACTCTTCAAAAGGACCATGGATGTCAATAAAGGCAATTTCCATCCACTTTTTAGCCAATAATAAGTTTTTGATTCTAGACTCTGTTGGAGATCTATATCTGCTACTATTATCGAATCCTATTTCTGGATCAGTATCAACTTGTGAGATGAAGAAGTTGAATCTCACAATGAAAGTTCAGATTGTAGCAGTTCATCCCGATGATTCCACAA GAGCTAAAACAGTTTGGGTATCAGATGGGGAGTATACTATATATGCAATTATTGTATCCGATGCGGATTCTACCACCAATGAAAATGACACCGAGGATATTGCTGAAAAGATTCAAAGCTCAG CCAGTGAAGTGATCTTTACCAGTGAGAAGATTCAACAAATTATACCTTTAGCTGCAAATGCAATATTGCTTCTTGGACAAG CTAATAACATCTTCGCGTATGCAATATCTTAA